The Rhinoraja longicauda isolate Sanriku21f chromosome 25, sRhiLon1.1, whole genome shotgun sequence genome has a window encoding:
- the usp30 gene encoding ubiquitin carboxyl-terminal hydrolase 30, with the protein MVCKQCERQSPVRYDTFDSLSLSIPAVTWGRPVTLELCLQHFISSESIKDVTCDNCTKAEGTQSGETAENQRTTFIKQLRIGKLPQCLCIHLQRLSWSSQGSPLKRNEHVQFGEFLSLDAYKYCGPWRRQSLGPRQLSTAAGTGSLPCVLEAALLNKPGSTQPSLAKMPMANGASSSSLLSSLAATPSFSATSYSSPVYSFRLMSVVVHHGDIHSGHFVTYRRSPPASKKPLALSSQWTWVSDDTVRKASLQEVQASNAYLLFYERVRPLARHPGRGLATKE; encoded by the exons ATGGTGTGCAAACAGTGCGAGCGGCAG AGTCCTGTGAGGTACGACACGTTTGACAGCCTCTCGCTCAGCATCCCAGCGGTCACCTGG GGTCGACCCgtgactctggagctctgtctgcAACACTTCATCTCTTCAGAGTCCATTAAGGACGTGACGTGTGACAACTGCACCAAG GCAGAGGGGACCCAGAGTGGTGAGACGGCAGAAAACCAGAGGACAACCTTCATCAAGCAGCTGAGGATTGGCAAG CTCCCCCAGTGCCTGTGCATTCACCTGCAACGACTGTCCTGGTCCAGCCAGGGGAGCCCCCTGAAGCGGAACGAGCACGTGCAGTTTGGCGAGTTCCTCTCGCTCGACGCCTACAAGTACTGTGGGCCGTGGCGGCGGCAGAGCCTGGGGCCACGCCAGCTCAGCACAGCTGCCGGGACCGGCAGTCTGCCGTGCGTGCTGGAGGCAGCCCTGCTGAACAAACCAG GGTCAACTCAACCCAGTCTTGCTAAAATGCCCATGGCTAATGGTGCAAGTTCATCATCACTGCTGTCATCTTTAGCAGCTACGCCATCCTTTAGCGCTACAAGTTACTC GTCGCCGGTGTACTCGTTCCGCCTGATGTCGGTGGTGGTCCACCACGGGGACATCCACTCGGGGCACTTtgtcacctaccgccgttctccTCCCGCCTCCAAGAAGCCCCTGGCTCTCAGCAGCCAGTGGACCTGGGTCTCAGACGACACGGTGCGCAAGGCCAGCCTGCAGGAGGTGCAGGCCTCCAACGCCTACCTCCTCTTCTACGAGCGCGTCCGACCTCTGGCGAGGCACCCGGGCCGCGGCCTGGCGACCAAGGAGTAG